One genomic segment of Helicoverpa zea isolate HzStark_Cry1AcR chromosome 22, ilHelZeax1.1, whole genome shotgun sequence includes these proteins:
- the LOC124641191 gene encoding titin-like isoform X2, producing the protein MDEQSAFINEEIDAKKMNENEEAKWKELKKIRNERRRKYYHRKKLLEENGIRKNKEKVQKSNAERQRKCRRRKSGVPDVDMKKEKLDSDANVSDDNNIEELPLQENQFDSHQVPIREQRTESFTPEVIIRINTGILSDASRKKRSLDELDRFKRRLIRAVARLMIDEKKPEEEIWSQLKIETGSNCKLLWTRMRALTEKKLGHLLDVNDHTVAIPKPARMSLTDWLLFDLVLVHQKIDLIGQDKPHRREDPEALVKLFELVKKFKIEGKAGDHLAEAWSNATIYYNNKGHQCSPMLLQRRWYQLKELTRTKFYNFWYAYRGTVKRLALAEPHTPTPLQAAIAQQYKHLVTRPFLEWEELIERRLVTLPEEFERQMLQKSAPRCYIRKLLEDGPDLELIEPRIETIDLRNIADEDSEDDEKDQAQDISTPTVKIKEEPLDSEMDIGEIQVEAPKKSIYDSVLESTDIENEKLESMDANDFVDDDFAADDDLFKEEKEIEETIATTLDQEDSVLPQITNVFGNVSDANVFSNMETVEQSDVKDVNIDENATVAHTSVSDILQTSSKDNIIVKTQDSDSVGLDEKDKVGNTNNSKEEIETKVPDSIEDSDKLVSTTEDIPKDNLDPKTDDNAEDVVIIDNTPAPVVISDSDDEEKFEKSDEIVDDIFLPVPSEPMDIEKYTSTDPETKDDINVSKVALTSQDNEDKKSDIPGFSFGQLPNDISFADEGIVYVEEDEKRASTDAEDLPKIDPKLLMFPIVYTTRLDHMALTQFQHINDKTLIETIATKSKPIKLEPQTSNPDEEIVAETSRPVKQEPQPLDENATVAESESVETKPDTDIPPDDSDSDDDKIPDSKKVKPSSHLLQKPRSRTYNPIQLCKNPDFNTRLKWLTVGFFTIPRNRGLIKTCKPLTIDVSKAFESKLIEGRLYLKPSDVNIKTEDPVKVEEESIQSVTVLPSAMPAQSLINNSKIPDIPAPSPSYFYKPTPEVASCSGTNERNKVINLPDISEIRRINQRLLTAEVTPIQVQNNQPQVPVSIVTSPNTQRSITKVTVPIPGTNTQLLNEANYVRGPPKCVDITEDVPNKTIKHFATGSDFLMAKGPSRANAKNKYPVRPATAAWKPRTLKEKIPWLDKKTDHSNYSKMMEETLLTLDTLNKMLFLLIEKEEEPPASNEKKNKNNKKSDKSQQNDQSKSRNDVTDDNNSSKNLSETANKSYPNKVKFKVRSAEPRAHPKSTVDKKPEPNKKQLQFCCWSRQRMLDLLFSKRQRPPHDCPTNQCRCCCQHMLKDYMKRAMQMKESSEANVDVMTYLSSTVRKVNDNDESSVTVPVKVVVHFPPTHHSPCIAVEELTISNETSESVPATEIDTSEVSTTVVPQDAAMVTSTEATAETSTVVNSESSTIDSSETSTIVSSVTSILASPVTSTEVRPELTPEVRPVPTLEVTPITVAVPSVSLVAPPNLTVRGIETPVMVSSGDGISNPSRLSRRTSADNQIKRKILIPLDHESNPSIKVLPAPTDPPPKNDLKPRRYVIQKTLRKKTAAPIIKSNITSKPSTLPHVLPKKEKMIFINSKHLIDKPTECPVLLGKNKILLTTVKFPHNLKQFEETKLALGPSLKIPKGLQLTCLSDGTISYSIDKNVPVKVQDLAEMPAIIAAVRAHMDLHSQPVPANNQPSVAEAEVVDLIDDDDDNDIAKSTTEHNKNNESSPVTEERNEINTNNQNVVTGEISFIDMQEGAVKQLSDIKESLPSAEVQDQPNTSGLEYNQFESTTQNISTEVQQPLLEQVNEQPEPLTQKEAIEVSNQVEPATQPELANQPESANQPEPANHPEPANKPDELANQSEPANKPDASANQPEPANQPEPAYQPEPANKPEPANKPDASANQPEPANQPEPANQPEPANQDNSAVTDIDSASLPCMNKSKNILSDLMEMSGIFDEDMSTTAPPVEPVQEQPVLPQISVETSTSEPPKIVVQPDLDKGTTSVPVIKTAVGELSPISSLYELKYACLNKGTFFKLDFSTGYLVPINVCMKQNVRQVPLVLPKIAPKSVIDLTDEDDALPVSSEAPNQHTEDVQILPSNVGTAEDVQMLPSTSSRSLLIAREPPKANKGPEVKPVKLYKAPNILRILGKAKMKRKLAQEEEQKNKRNEPKLYHKLKQKQAYKIPEDTTKETSPVLETATVLSDDSSDEEPLSNIVKRRKANEAELEKAKSNEPEQSNETELEFTDYLDEVTEDFEMSDLTSKETLIEVDMDESNDEEEGCILGV; encoded by the exons CGTCCCGAAAAAAGAGGTCATTGGATGAGTTGGATAGATTCAAGAGGCGTCTTATACGAGCCGTGGCTCGGCTTATGATTGACGAGAAGAAACCCGAGGAAGAAATATGGTCGCAACTGAAAATAGAAACTGGCTCCAACTGCAAATTACTATG GACCCGGATGAGAGCCCTAACAGAGAAAAAACTGGGTCACCTGCTAGATGTGAACGATCACACGGTGGCCATACCCAAGCCGGCCAGGATGTCTCTCACGGACTGGCTGCTGTTCGACCTCGTGCTCGTCCACCAGAAAATAGATCTTATTGGACAG GATAAGCCGCATCGTCGTGAAGACCCCGAGGCTCTGGTGAAGCTGTTCGAGCTGGTGAAGAAGTTCAAGATCGAGGGCAAGGCCGGAGACCACCTGGCCGAAGCCTGGTCGAACGctacaatttattataataacaa AGGTCATCAATGTTCTCCCATGCTGCTACAGCGCCGCTGGTACCAGCTGAAGGAGTTGACTCGCACCAAGTTCTATAACTTCTGGTACGCTTACCGCGGGACTGTCAAGCGCCTAGCCCTGGCGGAGCCACATACACCCACGCCGTTACAAGCTGCTATTGCTCAAca gtATAAACATTTAGTGACAAGGCCGTTCCTAGAATGGGAAGAGTTGATTGAGAGGAGATTAGTCACATTACCCGAAGAGTTT gaaCGACAAATGCTTCAAAAGAGTGCACCTAGGTGTTACATTAGAAAACTTTTAGAAG ATGGCCCAGATCTGGAACTAATAGAACCAAGAATAGAAACGATAGACCTCAGAAATATAGCAGATGAAGATAGCGAAGATGATGAGAAGGACCAAGCACAAGATATCTCGACGCCCACAgtcaaaataaaagaagaaccGCTCGACTCAGAGATGGATATCGGAGAAATACAGGTAGAAGCACCCAAAAAATCCATATACGATTCAGTTTTAGAATCGACtgatatagaaaatgaaaaacTTGAAAGTATGGACGCTAACGATTTTGTTGATGACGATTTCGCCGCTGATGACGATTTAttcaaagaagaaaaagaaattgaGGAAACTATAGCAACAACACTCGATCAAGAGGATTCAGTGTTGCCTCAAATTACGAATGTTTTTGGTAATGTTAGTGACGCTAACGTGTTCAGTAATATGGAGACAGTGGAGCAAAGTGACGTTAAAGATGTAAATATTGATGAGAATGCTACTGTTGCACATACGAGTGTTAGTGATATCCTTCAAACTAGTTCCAAGGATAATATTATTGTGAAAACTCAAGATAGTGATAGTGTAGGCCTTGACGAAAAAGATAAAGTTGGTAATACCAACAACAGTAAAGAAGAGATCGAAACTAAAGTTCCCGATAGTATTGAAGATTCAGATAAACTTGTTTCTACTACAGAAGATATACCCAAAGACAATTTAGATCCTAAAACAGATGATAATGCAGAAGATGTAGTTATAATTGACAACACTCCTGCTCCGGTCGTAATCTCTGACTCAGATGATGAAGAAAAATTTGAAAAGAGTGATGAAATCGTTGATGATATATTCTTACCTGTCCCTAGTGAACCCATGGACATTGAAAAGTATACGTCAACTGACCCTGAAACTAAAGATGACATAAATGTTAGTAAAGTTGCTCTAACTAGTCAAGACAATGAAGATAAAAAATCAGATATACCTGGTTTCTCGTTTGGTCAACTGCCAAATGATATTAGTTTTGCTGACGAAGGCATCGTGTATGTTGAGGAAGACG AAAAGAGAGCCAGCACTGACGCTGAAGATTTGCCGAAGATAGACCCGAAGCTGCTGATGTTCCCCATCGTGTACACCACCAGGTTAGACCACATGGCTCTCACACAGTTCCAACACATTAACGACAAAACATTGATAGAAACCATTGCAACCAAAAGTAAACCTATTAAGCTAGAACCTCAGACTAGTAACCCAGACGAAGAAATTGTAGCAGAAACTAGTAGACCGGTTAAACAAGAACCGCAGCCACTAGACGAAAATGCCACTGTAGCCGAAAGCGAATCAGTAGAAACTAAACCAGACACTGACATCCCACCAGACGACAGTGACTCAGATGACGATAAGATTCCAGATAGCAAAAAAGTTAAACCGTCCAGCCATCTACTACAAAAACCTAGAAGTCGCACCTACAATCCTATACAACTTTGTAAAAATCCCGACTTCAATACCAGGCTTAAGTGGCTGACAGTAGGATTCTTCACCATACCCCGTAACCGCGGACTGATCAAAACTTGCAAGCCCTTGACTATAGATGTCAGCAAAGCTTTTGAATCTAAACTTATTGAGGGCAGGCTGTATCTAAAGCCAAGTGATGTTAATATCAAGACGGAAGATCCAGTCAAGGTAGAGGAAGAGAGTATCCAAAGTGTCACAGTCTTGCCTTCCGCTATGCCCGCACAGAGTCTCATAAATAATTCCAAAATCCCAGACATTCCTGCGCCTTCACCAAGTTACTTCTACAAACCGACCCCCGAGGTAGCATCATGTAGTGGCACTAATGAAAGAAATAAAGTGATAAATCTACCAGACATTTCGGAGATACGGCGCATCAACCAACGACTGCTGACGGCTGAGGTAACACCCATACAAGTGCAAAACAATCAGCCACAAGTACCGGTCTCTATTGTCACGTCTCCTAACACACAAAGAAGTATTACTAAAGTAACTGTACCTATACCTGGAACAAATACACAATTATTAAATGAAGCTAACTACGTCAGAGGTCCGCCTAAATGTGTCGACATTACTGAAGACGTGCCtaataaaacaatcaaacaCTTTGCGACAGGAAGTGATTTCCTCATGGCGAAAGGGCCAAGTCGGGCAAACGCTAAAAACAAGTATCCTGTAAGACCAGCAACTGCGGCATGGAAACCACGGacattgaaagaaaaaataccATGGCTTGATAAAAAGACCGACCACTCTAATTATAGCAAAATGATGGAGGAAACACTCTTGACCTTGGATACTCTCaacaaaatgttgtttcttCTCATAGAAAAAGAGGAGGAACCTCCTGCTTCaaacgagaaaaaaaataaaaataataaaaaaagtgatAAAAGTCAGCAAAATGATCAAAGTAAATCAAGGAATGATGTGACAGATGACAATAATTCATCGAAGAACCTTTCGGAAACAGCTAACAAGAGTTACCCTAACAAAGTAAAATTCAAAGTTAGATCTGCGGAACCGAGAGCTCACCCGAAAAGTACAGTAGATAAAAAACCTGAACCGAATAAAAAGCAACTTCAATTTTGTTGTTGGAGTCGACAAAGAATGCTGGACTTGTTATTTTCTAAAAGGCAAAGACCCCCACACGATTGTCCTACAAACCAATGTAGATGTTGCTGCCAACATATGCTAAAGGATTATATGAAGCGGGCTATGCAGATGAAAGAATCAAGCGAGGCAAATGTGGATGTAATGACATATTTGTCATCAACCGTTCGTAAAGTCAATGACAACGATGAAAGTTCAGTGACCGTCCCCGTAAAAGTGGTCGTCCATTTTCCTCCTACGCATCATTCACCGTGTATAGCCGTCGAAGAACTTACTATCTCTAATGAAACATCTGAGTCTGTTCCTGCAACAGAAATTGACACATCCGAAGTTTCGACTACAGTAGTGCCTCAAGATGCGGCTATGGTAACTTCTACAGAAGCGACCGCAGAAACTAGTACAGTAGTGAACTCAGAAAGTAGTACAATAGATAGTTCAGAAACTAGTACAATAGTTAGCTCAGTAACTAGTATATTAGCGAGTCCAGTAACTAGCACAGAAGTGAGGCCAGAACTAACCCCCGAAGTGAGGCCCGTACCAACCCTCGAAGTGACGCCTATTACTGTAGCAGTGCCGTCCGTGAGTCTAGTAGCACCTCCTAATCTGACCGTACGTGGGATAGAAACTCCAGTGATGGTATCTTCCGGTGATGGAATATCTAATCCCTCTAGGCTCTCCCGTCGTACTAGTGCTGATAatcaaataaaacgaaaaatattaattccgCTTGACCATGAATCAAACCCGTCAATTAAGGTTCTTCCTGCGCCTACCGATCCTCCACCTAAGAATGATTTGAAGCCAAGAAGGTATGTAATACAGAAAACACTACGAAAAAAGACTGCGGCCCCAATTATTAAATCTAACATCACTAGTAAACCTAGCACTTTGCCACATGTACtaccaaaaaaagaaaagatgATATTCATAAACAGCAAACACCTAATCGATAAGCCAACAGAGTGCCCAGTATTAttgggaaaaaataaaatattactgacCACAGTAAAATTTCctcataatttaaaacaatttgaagAGACTAAATTGGCTTTAGGTCCATCGCTTAAAATACCAAAAGGGTTACAGTTAACTTGTCTAAGTGATGGTACAATATCCTACAGTATAGATAAAAACGTTCCCGTTAAGGTACAGGACCTAGCTGAGATGCCAGCGATCATAGCGGCAGTAAGAGCTCACATGGACCTGCATAGTCAACCAGTTCCCGCGAATAACCAGCCCAGTGTCGCGGAAGCGGAAGTGGTCGATCTCATCGATGACGACGACGATAACGATATTGCTAAATCTACTActgaacataataaaaataacgagtCCTCGCCTGTCACTGAAGAACGGAacgaaataaatacaaataatcaGAATGTTGTTACCGGCGAGATAAGTTTTATTGATATGCAGGAGGGAGCAGTCAAACAATTGAGTGATATTAAAGAATCTTTGCCTTCAGCAGAAGTACAAGACCAGCCGAATACATCAGGTCTTGAATACAATCAATTCGAATCGACAACTCAAAATATAAGTACTGAAGTGCAACAACCTTTATTGGAGCAAGTTAACGAACAACCTGAGCCATTAACCCAAAAGGAAGCCATCGAAGTGAGCAACCAGGTTGAGCCGGCAACCCAACCTGAGCTGGCAAACCAACCTGAATCGGCAAATCAACCCGAGCCGGCGAACCACCCTGAGCCGGCAAACAAACCTGACGAGCTGGCAAATCAATCTGAGCCGGCAAACAAACCTGACGCGTCGGCAAATCAACCTGAGCCGGCAAATCAACCTGAGCCGGCATATCAACCTGAGCCGGCAAACAAACCTGAGCCGGCAAACAAGCCTGACGCGTCGGCAAATCAACCTGAGCCGGCAAATCAACCCGAGCCGGCAAACCAACCTGAGCCGGCAAACCAAGACAACAGTGCCGTCACAGATATAGATAGCGCAAGTTTGCCCTGCATgaacaaaagtaaaaatatactaTCAGATCTAATGGAGATGTCCGGAATATTTGATGAAGACATGTCGACCACGGCACCACCCGTGGAACCAGTTCAGGAACAACCTGTTTTGCCACAAATCTCCGTAGAAACGTCAACATCAGAGCCACCTAAAATTGTGGTGCAACCAGACTTGGATAAAGGCACTACTTCAGTACCTGTGATAAAAACGGCAGTTGGCGAACTATCCCCCATCTCATCGTTGTACGAACTGAAATATGCGTGCTTGAACAAGGGAACATTCTTCAAACTAGATTTCAGCACTGGATATCTTGTACCCATAAATGTTTGTATGAAGCAAAACGTTAGACAAGTTCCACTGGTACTGCCAAAGATTGCTCCAAAGTCTGTGATCGATCTTACTGATGAAGATGATGCTTTGCCGGTATCATCAGAAGCACCAAACCAACACACCGAAGATGTTCAGATTTTACCCAGTAACGTTGGTACCGCCGAAGATGTTCAGATGTTACCCAGTACCTCCAGTAGATCACTGTTAATCGCCCGTGAACCACCGAAAGCAAATAAAGGACCCGAAGTCAAACCAGTCAAGTTGTACAAAGCACCTAACATATTGCGTATACTAGGTAAAGCTAAAATGAAAAGAAAGCTAGCacaagaagaagaacaaaaaaataaaagaaatgaacCAAAACTTTATCACAAACTGAAACAAAAGCAAGCATATAAGATACCAGAAGATACAACCAAGGAAACGTCACCTGTGCTTGAAACCGCCACTGTTTTGTCCGATGATTCGTCTGACGAAGAACCTCTTTCTAACATTGTGAAAAGGAGGAAAGCAAATGAAGCTGAACTTGAGAAAGCGAAGTCAAATGAACCTGAACAAAGTAATGAAACTGAATTAGAGTTTACAGACTATTTAGACGAAGTTACTGAAGATTTTGAAATGAGTGATTTAACATCGAAGGAGACGTTAATAGAAGTTGATATGGATGAGAGTAATGATGAAGAAGAAGGTTGTATATTAGGTGTTTAA